The region ATTTCCCATCTCAATAAATTGTTAACACTTTACTTTCTGTATTATACATAATATTACGTTCGTATAATTATTAATATAGAAATAAAAGGGTTGGCAATTTCATAATCAAGCTTTACCCTACCAAGCAGAAAATTTCAGTAGTGAAaatataaacaaataataataactGTTTATAAACAAGGTGAAGGAACACCGGCAGTAGAAGATGATTTTACTTTATAACAAGGTTTTACTTTATAACAAGTGGTGACGGTAAAAATCAAAATAGTTCATTTATTGAATTTTCATTCTGggaattctataaataaataaatgggACACCTCTCAAACAATGAGAGAAATAAAAACAATTAAAGCCGTGTTTTTCGGCACCCGATTGTGCAGAATTCAGAGCCGGGATATACTGAGTATGTTTAGTTTGGTTTATGCGAGATTCTGGTTCAGGCAAGCTACTAGTTCTTTGGTTTGTAGCTCAGCTACTAGTTCTTTGGTTTGTAGTctttagatgattttatttccAACAAGTTGTGTTTACGTGACACCAGCCTGTAATTCGGAATTATTCCAAACTCTCGGGACTCGGGCTATAATTCATACCCCAACACCTCCGGTTttaagttgggtcgacaaacacttaTTCTGTTTTTAACTGGACTGAAACTTCATGTTACTCACCAGCTCTCAACAAGGACAGGCTACCAAAAGAATATATTCAAGATGTTATTATCAGTCCTATGGCCATTGGTATAACAAATTCTTGGTACAGTAAACCCGTGACTACTTGTATATACTAGTTGGTGACTTGGTGTCCACTACTGTAATGGTTTCAACCAAAGAACTCTGTTCTGGTGATCCTCAGCTTTCGGTTTCAATACTCACCACTAAAGATAAAATGTAGAAGTTTATTTTTTAGGTTTCTTTGTTTATACGTGGTTGTGGTTCATTGGTCTACCTCTAGAGGAAAGTATGCAGGTTTGTGGTCATAAAAACCCCTTAATAGGTGTAGCTAATGGTGCGAGAATTGTTAGAATATAATATATGATCCAGTCGGTGTCTTCTTCTATCAGTTTAACGTTTTAGATGAGTTAGTTACTTAACAGGAATGGCCCTTATAGTAGTGTGGTTCGTGGTTCGTCGTTAGTGGGATGGCTAGATATCATTCTGAACACAATGGGGGGTTTTATGATACTTTGCTTAAGAGAAGGATGGGTATTTTGATAGTCTGTCTATGACTATAAGAGCCTATGCAGGTCTATAGTTAACATAATACGATTGGTCTTAGATTAGGTGAAACTCTGTTAGCCTGGTAGACGCACTATACTTCTGGGTACAATCACTAAGAATTCACATAAAGTCGCGTAAGATTAAGAACACAAGTGGAGAATAAATATGTGATACACTGAAATGAAATTTACATTTAGTTACGGAACTTCCTCTGAAACAAAGCAATGGAAACTGCTAGCTTGTTGAAAACAAGTTCAAGATTGTGAAAGTAAAAATACCTCCAAGACTTGATAAAATGCAAAGAACCGCAGAATCCTAAAAAGCCAACCAAGAGACCAGGTCCTATCCCAGCGTACAACCACATGTGCTCATCATCTGAAAAAATATCAGCTTTACTATTGTCTCGAAAACCATTTGAATCCGTGCCTTTAGGGAAGGGCTCCAGGATAGGTCCACCATAGAGATGCTTGTTGCCAACATAAACGGAGGGATCGTTGAGGGTTTGGAGTTGGTTTCCGTCTGGAATTCTCCCTGTTAAATCATTGAAGGAGAGATTTAAATGACTTAAAAAGTTCAAATATGAAAGACTCTGTGGAATAGCACCATAAAGCTCGTTTCTTGAGAGATCAAGAAATTCTAGTTTCTCTAGTTTACCAATCTTGCCCGGGATCCTTCCAGATAGATGATTACCAGCTAAGTTTAAACTCAACAACCAATGGAGGTCCATTAGTTCTTCTGGAATCTCTCCGCTAATGTTGTTATTGGATAAATTAATGGAAAACAGAAGCTCGGATGTAGTGGTATATGCTAGCTCAGACCCTTTCGCATCAACTAATATTACATTATTATCCACATTCACATGTGGGTTATGCTCACTGGGGTTAATACTTGTAACTATAAAGGTAAAATTGCTGAAACAACGAGGAATGTTTCCTGTGATGTGATTCATTGCCAAGTCCAAAACT is a window of Apium graveolens cultivar Ventura chromosome 11, ASM990537v1, whole genome shotgun sequence DNA encoding:
- the LOC141697906 gene encoding uncharacterized protein LOC141697906, which translates into the protein MNNDFSGNIPTSLGSLGFLRYLNLRNNKFHGQLPLSFGNLFNLVGLDVGKNNLSDVLPSWELFALRYLILRSNHFYGKIPTELCHCGQVLDLAMNHITGNIPRCFSNFTFIVTSINPSEHNPHVNVDNNVILVDAKGSELAYTTTSELLFSINLSNNNISGEIPEELMDLHWLLSLNLAGNHLSGRIPGKIGKLEKLEFLDLSRNELYGAIPQSLSYLNFLSHLNLSFNDLTGRIPDGNQLQTLNDPSVYVGNKHLYGGPILEPFPKGTDSNGFRDNSKADIFSDDEHMWLYAGIGPGLLVGFLGFCGSLHFIKSWRYFYFHNLELVFNKLAVSIALFQRKFRN